One region of Streptomyces davaonensis JCM 4913 genomic DNA includes:
- a CDS encoding DNA polymerase III subunit alpha has translation MPGFTHLHTVSGFSLRYGASHPERLAERAAERDMDALALTDRDTLAGAVRFAKACAKAGVRPLFGTELAVERFEPVREGKRRTPVRGGAFIDESTPRVSFLARDGARGWADLCGIVTAAHAGEGSPLLPWDANRGDGLTVLLGPDSDVGRALAAGRPDRAARLLAPWREVYGDALRLEAVWHGRKGTGPGSLRLAARTVGFAAEQRIRPVLSNAVRYADPGQGPVADVLDAARRLVPVDPTKELDSGEAWLKGADAMLDAAERIVEAAGFRRDTAHRLLEQTRATAAECLVDPEDDLGIGTVHFPEPRLVGAGRRSAQRVLASRAAAGMVVKGYAGKRSYWERMHRELDIIAYHGFASYFLTVAQVVDDVRGMGIRVAARGSGAGSLVNHLLGIAHADPVEHGLLMERFLSERRLVLPDIDIDVESARRLEVYRAIIDRFGTERVATVSMPETYRVRHAIRDVGAALSMDPADIDRIAKSFPHIRARDARAALEELPELRELAEELRREGAKYGRLWELTEALDALPRGVAMHPCGVLLSDASLLRRTPVMPTSGEGFPMSQFDKDDVEDLGLLKLDVLGVRMQSAMAHAVAEVERATGEKVDLDAVPPGDPATYALIRSTETLGCFQIESPGQRDLVGRLQPATFHDLVVDISLFRPGPVAADMVRPFIEARHGRAPVRYPHPDLEEPLKGTYGVVVFHEQIIDIVDIMTGCGRAEADRVRRGLSDPESQGRIRFWFAQHAAARGYDAETIQRTWEIVEAFGSYGFCKAHAVAFAVPTYQSAWLKAHHPAAFYAGLLTHDPGMYPKRLLLADARRRGVPILPLDVNASGVAHRIELVSGIWGLRLALSDVHGISEAEAARIADGQPYASLLDFWERARPSRPLAQRLAQVGALDAFGANRRDLQLHLTELHRGARGAGGGQLPLAGGRKTAPAGLPDLSSAERLSAELGVLSMDASRHLMDDHREFLDELGVVGARRLREARHGETVLVAGAKAATQTPPIRSGKRVIFTTLDDGTGLVDLAFFDDSHDACAHTVFHSWLLLVRGVVQRRGPRSLSVVGAAAWNLAELVELRAEGGLDVVAARLAEPVPEAGEDSTGGRRIHMPTGYEMHPWADLRPAGQEPSQTRKLWHQSPGSAG, from the coding sequence ATGCCCGGTTTCACGCATCTGCACACCGTCTCCGGGTTCTCCCTGCGCTACGGCGCCTCGCATCCGGAGCGGCTGGCCGAGCGCGCCGCCGAGCGGGACATGGACGCCCTCGCCCTCACCGACCGCGACACCCTCGCCGGCGCGGTCCGCTTCGCCAAGGCCTGCGCGAAGGCGGGGGTGCGCCCGTTGTTCGGTACGGAGCTGGCGGTGGAGCGCTTCGAGCCTGTGCGAGAGGGAAAGCGCCGCACTCCCGTTCGCGGGGGTGCCTTCATCGACGAGTCGACACCCCGGGTCTCCTTTCTTGCCCGGGACGGTGCCCGCGGCTGGGCCGACCTCTGCGGAATCGTTACGGCGGCGCATGCCGGCGAGGGTTCACCGCTGCTGCCCTGGGACGCCAACCGGGGCGACGGACTCACCGTCCTGCTCGGCCCCGACTCCGACGTCGGCCGCGCCCTCGCCGCCGGCCGCCCCGACCGCGCGGCCCGACTGCTGGCGCCCTGGCGGGAGGTCTACGGCGACGCGCTGCGCCTGGAAGCCGTCTGGCACGGCCGCAAGGGCACCGGACCCGGCTCGCTGCGGCTGGCCGCCCGTACCGTCGGATTCGCCGCCGAGCAGCGGATCCGGCCGGTGCTCAGCAACGCCGTCCGCTACGCCGACCCCGGCCAGGGCCCGGTCGCCGACGTCCTGGACGCCGCCCGCCGACTCGTCCCCGTCGACCCCACCAAGGAACTGGACTCCGGCGAGGCCTGGCTCAAGGGTGCCGACGCCATGCTGGACGCCGCCGAGCGGATCGTGGAGGCCGCGGGTTTCCGGCGGGACACCGCGCACCGGTTGCTGGAACAGACGCGGGCCACGGCCGCCGAGTGCCTGGTCGACCCCGAGGACGACCTCGGCATCGGCACCGTCCACTTCCCCGAGCCGCGGCTGGTCGGCGCGGGACGTCGCAGCGCCCAGCGGGTGCTCGCCTCGCGGGCGGCGGCGGGGATGGTGGTCAAGGGGTACGCCGGGAAGCGTTCCTACTGGGAGCGGATGCACCGCGAGCTGGACATCATCGCCTATCACGGGTTCGCCTCCTACTTCCTGACGGTCGCTCAAGTCGTGGACGATGTGCGGGGTATGGGCATTCGGGTGGCGGCGCGCGGCTCCGGAGCGGGCTCGCTCGTCAATCACCTCCTCGGCATCGCGCACGCCGACCCCGTCGAACACGGGCTGCTGATGGAGCGGTTCCTGTCCGAGCGGCGGCTGGTGCTGCCCGACATCGACATCGACGTGGAGTCCGCCCGCCGGCTTGAGGTCTACCGCGCGATCATCGACCGGTTCGGCACCGAGCGGGTGGCGACGGTCTCGATGCCGGAGACGTACCGGGTGCGCCACGCGATCCGGGACGTGGGCGCGGCCCTGTCCATGGACCCCGCCGACATCGACCGCATCGCCAAGTCCTTCCCGCACATCCGGGCCCGCGACGCCCGGGCGGCGCTGGAGGAACTGCCCGAACTGCGCGAGCTGGCCGAGGAGCTTCGGCGGGAAGGGGCGAAGTACGGGCGGCTCTGGGAGCTGACCGAGGCGCTGGACGCCCTGCCGCGCGGAGTCGCCATGCACCCCTGCGGAGTGCTCCTCTCCGACGCCTCCCTGCTCCGCCGTACGCCGGTCATGCCGACCAGCGGCGAGGGCTTTCCCATGTCGCAGTTCGACAAGGACGACGTGGAGGACCTCGGGCTGCTCAAACTGGATGTGCTGGGTGTGCGGATGCAGTCGGCGATGGCGCACGCGGTCGCGGAGGTGGAGCGGGCGACGGGGGAGAAGGTCGACCTGGACGCCGTACCGCCCGGCGATCCGGCGACGTACGCGCTCATCCGCTCCACCGAGACCCTGGGCTGCTTCCAGATCGAGTCGCCGGGCCAGCGGGACCTGGTCGGGCGGCTTCAGCCGGCTACCTTCCATGACCTTGTCGTCGACATCTCGTTGTTCAGGCCCGGTCCGGTCGCCGCCGACATGGTGCGGCCGTTCATCGAGGCCCGGCACGGGCGGGCGCCGGTCCGCTATCCGCATCCGGACCTGGAGGAGCCGCTGAAGGGGACGTACGGAGTCGTCGTCTTCCATGAGCAGATCATCGACATCGTCGACATCATGACCGGCTGCGGACGGGCCGAGGCGGACCGGGTGCGGCGCGGTCTGTCCGATCCGGAGTCGCAGGGGCGGATCAGGTTCTGGTTCGCGCAGCACGCGGCGGCCAGGGGGTATGACGCGGAGACGATCCAGCGGACCTGGGAGATCGTCGAGGCCTTCGGGTCGTACGGCTTCTGCAAGGCGCACGCGGTCGCCTTCGCCGTGCCGACGTACCAGTCGGCGTGGCTGAAGGCGCATCATCCGGCCGCCTTCTACGCCGGGCTGCTCACGCACGATCCCGGGATGTACCCGAAGCGGCTGCTGTTGGCGGACGCGCGGCGGCGGGGGGTGCCGATCCTGCCGTTGGATGTGAACGCGTCGGGAGTCGCCCACCGTATCGAACTGGTGTCCGGTATTTGGGGGCTGCGGCTCGCCCTCTCCGATGTGCACGGCATCAGTGAGGCCGAGGCGGCGCGGATCGCGGACGGGCAGCCGTACGCCTCGCTGCTGGACTTCTGGGAGCGGGCGCGGCCGAGCCGACCGCTGGCCCAACGACTGGCGCAGGTGGGCGCGTTGGACGCGTTCGGCGCCAACCGGCGTGATTTGCAGCTACACCTGACCGAGCTGCACCGGGGTGCGCGGGGCGCGGGAGGTGGCCAACTACCGCTGGCCGGTGGGCGGAAGACCGCGCCCGCAGGGCTGCCCGATCTGTCCTCCGCCGAGCGGCTCAGCGCCGAGCTGGGGGTGCTGTCCATGGACGCCTCGCGCCATCTGATGGACGACCACCGGGAGTTCCTGGACGAGCTGGGCGTGGTCGGCGCGCGTCGGCTGCGGGAGGCGCGGCACGGGGAGACGGTGCTGGTCGCGGGCGCAAAGGCGGCCACCCAGACGCCGCCGATCCGGTCCGGCAAGCGGGTCATCTTCACCACCCTCGACGACGGCACCGGCCTGGTCGACCTCGCCTTCTTCGACGACTCCCACGACGCCTGCGCGCACACCGTCTTCCACTCCTGGCTGCTGCTGGTGCGCGGCGTCGTCCAGCGGCGCGGGCCGCGCAGCCTCAGCGTGGTGGGCGCCGCCGCCTGGAACCTCGCCGAACTGGTCGAACTGCGCGCGGAGGGCGGGCTCGACGTGGTCGCGGCGCGACTCGCGGAGCCGGTGCCCGAAGCGGGCGAGGACTCGACCGGCGGTCGGCGCATCCATATGCCGACCGGATACGAAATGCATCCGTGGGCCGATCTGCGTCCCGCGGGTCAGGAGCCCTCGCAGACAAGGAAGTTGTGGCATCAGAGTCCGGGGAGTGCGGGATGA
- a CDS encoding DNA polymerase Y family protein produces the protein MTILCVRFQLPSMYEAALPGLLGLLEEFSPVVEALPPDGALVDLRGAERYFGRSAVELASVIRVRALALYGVDCVIGAGPGTMLARMALRDARPGVTCVVPEARDGIVEFLADKPVTALPGVGTATARVLCEYGLDSLGRVAAAPLSTLQRLVGAKAGRELREKANGVDRGRVVPNGAARSLITERPFDRDELDTDRHRRALLSAAEELGARLRAVDKVCGTLTLTVRYADRSATSRSRVLKEPTAHSAALTRVAYGMYEALGLQRARVRAMTLRAEGLDPAEQASYQLSFDPVDEKVRRIEEVADRVRAKFGPRAVVPGSLAA, from the coding sequence ATGACCATCCTCTGCGTACGTTTTCAGCTGCCGTCGATGTACGAGGCGGCCCTGCCCGGGCTGCTCGGGTTGCTGGAGGAGTTCTCGCCCGTCGTCGAGGCGTTGCCGCCGGACGGGGCGCTGGTCGATCTGCGGGGCGCCGAGCGGTACTTCGGGCGCAGCGCGGTGGAACTGGCCTCCGTGATCCGGGTGCGGGCGCTCGCGCTGTACGGCGTGGACTGTGTGATCGGGGCCGGGCCGGGGACGATGCTGGCCCGGATGGCGCTGCGGGACGCCCGGCCCGGGGTCACCTGTGTCGTGCCCGAAGCGCGGGACGGCATCGTGGAGTTCCTCGCGGACAAGCCGGTCACCGCGCTGCCGGGAGTCGGTACGGCGACCGCTCGCGTCCTGTGCGAGTACGGCCTGGACAGCCTCGGCCGGGTCGCCGCCGCGCCGCTGTCCACGCTGCAACGGCTGGTCGGGGCGAAGGCGGGGCGGGAGCTGCGGGAGAAGGCGAACGGGGTGGACCGCGGGCGGGTGGTGCCGAACGGTGCGGCCCGGTCGCTGATCACCGAACGGCCCTTCGACCGCGACGAGTTGGACACCGACCGGCATCGTCGTGCCCTGCTCTCCGCCGCGGAGGAACTGGGGGCGCGGCTGCGGGCGGTGGACAAGGTGTGCGGGACGCTGACGCTCACGGTGCGGTACGCGGATCGGTCGGCGACTTCGCGGAGTCGGGTCCTGAAGGAACCCACCGCGCATTCGGCCGCGCTGACGCGGGTGGCGTACGGCATGTACGAGGCGCTGGGGCTGCAACGGGCCCGGGTGCGGGCGATGACGCTGCGCGCGGAGGGCCTCGACCCCGCCGAACAGGCCTCCTACCAGCTCAGTTTCGACCCGGTCGACGAGAAGGTACGCCGCATCGAGGAGGTCGCGGACCGGGTGCGCGCGAAGTTCGGGCCCCGGGCGGTGGTGCCGGGGTCGTTGGCGGCGTGA
- a CDS encoding NADAR family protein: MSWQGPTYRVVDGERIYGAWCHVWRWVPYSEEFVVEDLWVFADGAVRCQERMDLEELEELLRSGWVTARDPYAPERPADAPKWRSRSPEVCTPDSFFLEVTDKVEELSGRTTAWDRLQEAIRGYQKEPSESRRELLREAYLGVPAHVRIYVLGDMDRQDRPLRILLTDLGEAVDGDGPVVTAEMHRDALDYFDRLDDDDRAHKERIAVLHADDQDVPGRPTLVSNEVVFPRGWPETPGLFVLRNDYPVPIVFGGRTYASVLHGYWALAAADPADHDRIRAAATPRDAHELGGRAARRDGWAELRVGVMGELLRAKFGQHPGLADVLLATEDARIRYTGYDEAPYWTDERDGRGRNWVGRLLELVRSELLVARVSWPTGE; encoded by the coding sequence ATGAGCTGGCAGGGGCCGACCTATCGGGTCGTGGACGGGGAGAGGATTTACGGGGCCTGGTGTCATGTGTGGCGGTGGGTTCCGTACAGCGAGGAGTTTGTCGTCGAGGATCTGTGGGTCTTCGCGGACGGGGCCGTTCGCTGTCAGGAGCGGATGGATCTGGAGGAGTTGGAGGAGTTGCTCCGGTCCGGGTGGGTCACGGCCCGTGATCCCTATGCTCCCGAACGGCCGGCGGATGCGCCCAAGTGGCGCTCGCGCAGTCCGGAAGTGTGTACGCCGGACAGTTTCTTCCTTGAAGTCACCGACAAGGTTGAGGAGTTGAGCGGGCGGACGACCGCCTGGGATCGGCTTCAGGAGGCGATCAGGGGGTATCAGAAGGAGCCGTCCGAGTCCCGTCGCGAGCTGTTGCGCGAGGCCTATCTGGGCGTGCCCGCGCATGTGCGGATCTATGTTCTCGGAGACATGGATCGCCAGGACCGGCCCCTGCGGATTCTGCTCACCGACCTCGGTGAAGCCGTCGACGGGGACGGGCCCGTGGTCACCGCCGAGATGCACCGGGACGCCCTGGACTACTTCGACCGCCTTGATGACGACGACCGGGCGCACAAGGAGCGGATTGCCGTCCTGCACGCCGATGACCAGGACGTGCCCGGCCGCCCGACCCTTGTGTCCAACGAGGTCGTCTTTCCCCGGGGGTGGCCCGAGACCCCCGGGCTGTTCGTGCTGCGCAACGACTACCCCGTACCGATCGTGTTCGGCGGCCGGACCTACGCCTCCGTCCTGCACGGCTACTGGGCCCTCGCCGCGGCCGACCCCGCCGACCACGACCGCATCCGTGCCGCCGCCACCCCACGGGACGCCCACGAGCTGGGCGGACGGGCGGCGCGGCGGGACGGCTGGGCGGAGTTGCGGGTAGGCGTGATGGGTGAGCTGCTGCGGGCCAAGTTCGGTCAGCATCCGGGGCTGGCCGACGTACTGCTGGCCACCGAGGACGCGCGGATCCGTTACACCGGCTACGACGAGGCGCCGTACTGGACGGACGAACGCGACGGCCGGGGGCGCAACTGGGTCGGGCGGCTGCTGGAGCTGGTGCGCTCCGAGCTGCTGGTGGCGCGGGTCAGTTGGCCCACGGGGGAGTGA
- a CDS encoding cupin domain-containing protein, protein MPVIRSSDAVTHEIHGARFVSYATPLSGSKELCAWRGEVPPGMKGPAHTVSKEEILHVLIGSLRVTLDGDTTDISAGDTLIINAGSTLALENPTDQTALTWVTTSVGLTADLADGTRITPPWAN, encoded by the coding sequence ATGCCCGTAATCCGCTCGTCCGACGCCGTGACCCACGAGATCCACGGGGCCCGTTTCGTCTCGTACGCCACACCCCTTTCCGGCAGCAAGGAGCTGTGCGCCTGGCGCGGCGAGGTCCCGCCGGGCATGAAGGGCCCGGCGCACACCGTCAGCAAGGAGGAGATCCTGCACGTCCTCATCGGCAGCCTGCGCGTCACCCTGGACGGCGACACCACCGACATCTCGGCGGGCGACACCCTGATCATCAACGCGGGTTCGACCCTCGCGCTCGAGAACCCGACCGATCAGACCGCCCTGACCTGGGTGACGACGTCCGTCGGCCTGACCGCGGACCTGGCCGACGGCACCCGGATCACTCCCCCGTGGGCCAACTGA
- a CDS encoding MarR family winged helix-turn-helix transcriptional regulator, with the protein MQNSEALSLSFALLATAGELVRRINDGVVARGHEGKSAYGFAFTRIAAGGATVSEVAVHLGVTKQAASQLVDELVRKGYVERRPHPRDARARLLVLTELGWANTRAAEEAAADVVREWSAVLGEAEVAELGRQLLRIAPKGPIRPSW; encoded by the coding sequence GTGCAGAACTCCGAGGCCCTCTCCCTGTCCTTCGCGCTGCTCGCCACCGCGGGTGAGCTGGTGCGACGTATCAACGACGGTGTCGTCGCGCGCGGTCATGAGGGGAAGTCCGCCTATGGATTCGCGTTCACGCGGATCGCGGCGGGCGGCGCCACCGTCTCCGAGGTCGCCGTGCATCTCGGGGTCACCAAGCAGGCCGCGAGCCAGCTGGTGGACGAGCTCGTGCGCAAGGGGTACGTCGAGCGGCGGCCCCATCCGCGGGACGCGCGCGCCCGGCTGCTCGTGCTGACCGAGCTCGGGTGGGCCAATACGCGGGCCGCAGAAGAGGCGGCGGCGGACGTCGTGCGGGAGTGGAGTGCGGTGTTGGGGGAGGCGGAAGTGGCGGAGCTGGGGCGCCAGTTGCTGCGTATCGCGCCCAAGGGGCCCATTCGTCCCTCTTGGTGA
- a CDS encoding esterase/lipase family protein, translating into MLPWKRLLRPVIALLLTAAVAVVPAATSAQAAEAASSGWNDYNCKPSAAHPRPVVLVHGTLGNSVDNWLGLAPYLTKRGYCVFSLDYGQLPGVPFFYGLGPIDKSAEQLDAFVDKVLAATGAAEADLVGHSQGGMMPRYYLKFLGGAAEVNALVGLAPDNHGTSLSGLTNLLPYFPGAEDLISAATPGLADQIVGSAFLTKLNAGGDTVPGVKYTVIATKYDEVVTPYRSGFLDGADVHNVLLQDLCSVDLSEHLAIGLLDRIAFHEVANALDPAKATRTTCASVFS; encoded by the coding sequence ATGCTGCCCTGGAAACGACTGCTCAGACCCGTGATCGCGCTGCTGCTGACCGCCGCGGTCGCCGTCGTCCCCGCCGCCACCAGCGCCCAGGCCGCCGAGGCGGCAAGCTCCGGCTGGAACGACTACAACTGCAAGCCGTCCGCCGCCCACCCCCGCCCCGTCGTCCTGGTGCACGGCACCCTCGGCAACTCCGTCGACAACTGGCTGGGCCTCGCGCCCTACTTGACCAAGCGCGGCTACTGCGTCTTCTCCCTCGACTACGGCCAACTGCCCGGCGTGCCGTTCTTCTACGGCCTCGGACCGATCGACAAGTCGGCGGAGCAACTGGACGCCTTCGTCGACAAGGTGCTCGCCGCGACCGGCGCCGCCGAGGCGGACCTCGTCGGTCACTCCCAGGGCGGGATGATGCCCCGCTACTACCTGAAGTTCCTCGGCGGAGCGGCCGAGGTGAACGCCCTCGTCGGCCTCGCCCCGGACAACCACGGCACCAGCCTGTCCGGACTCACCAACCTGTTGCCGTACTTCCCGGGCGCCGAGGACCTGATCTCCGCGGCCACGCCCGGACTCGCCGACCAGATCGTCGGCTCCGCGTTCCTCACCAAGCTGAACGCGGGCGGCGACACCGTGCCCGGGGTCAAGTACACGGTGATCGCGACCAAGTACGACGAGGTCGTCACGCCGTACCGCAGCGGGTTCCTGGACGGTGCGGACGTACACAATGTGCTGCTTCAGGATCTGTGTTCGGTCGATCTGTCCGAGCATCTGGCGATCGGGCTGCTGGACCGGATCGCCTTCCACGAGGTGGCCAACGCCCTTGATCCGGCGAAGGCCACCCGCACCACCTGTGCGTCGGTGTTCAGTTGA
- a CDS encoding lytic polysaccharide monooxygenase auxiliary activity family 9 protein, with product MPARRRVATAASVAFVGVAPLVLTALGAAPAAAHGSMGDPVSRVSQCYAEGPESPKSDACKAAVAAGGTQALYDWNGIRIGDAAGRHQELIPDGKLCSAGSDAFKGLDLARADWPATAVSSGSYTFKYRVTAPHKGTFKVYITKEGFDPAKSLAWDDLDLQNPVATVTDPAASGGFYTFSGTLPKRSGKQVLYAVWQRSDSPEAFYSCSDVTFGGASTGGDGGSTPAPSASAPSEEQIEDGADESTVEHNGHGDQDASTSAEPVAKTEANQPKAAGTTENLAETGGDSSTSYIAMGGAAALALGAAALFMSVRRRATDGTRR from the coding sequence ATGCCCGCACGCCGCAGGGTCGCCACCGCTGCCTCCGTCGCCTTCGTCGGCGTCGCACCGCTCGTACTGACCGCGCTCGGCGCCGCGCCCGCGGCCGCGCACGGTTCGATGGGCGACCCCGTCAGCCGGGTCTCGCAGTGCTACGCGGAGGGCCCCGAGAGCCCCAAGTCCGACGCGTGCAAGGCGGCCGTCGCGGCCGGTGGCACCCAGGCGCTCTACGACTGGAACGGCATCCGGATCGGCGACGCCGCCGGCCGGCACCAGGAGCTGATCCCCGACGGCAAGCTGTGCAGCGCGGGCAGCGACGCCTTCAAGGGCCTGGACCTGGCCCGCGCCGACTGGCCGGCCACGGCCGTCAGCAGCGGGTCGTACACCTTCAAGTACCGCGTGACCGCCCCGCACAAGGGCACCTTCAAGGTGTACATCACCAAGGAGGGCTTCGACCCGGCCAAGTCGCTGGCCTGGGACGACCTGGACCTTCAGAACCCGGTGGCGACGGTCACCGACCCGGCCGCGTCCGGCGGCTTCTACACCTTCTCCGGCACCCTGCCGAAGCGGTCCGGCAAGCAGGTCCTGTACGCGGTCTGGCAGCGCTCGGACAGCCCGGAGGCGTTCTACTCCTGCTCGGACGTGACCTTCGGCGGCGCGAGCACCGGAGGCGACGGTGGCTCCACCCCCGCGCCCTCCGCCTCCGCCCCCTCCGAGGAGCAGATCGAGGACGGCGCCGACGAGTCGACGGTCGAGCACAACGGCCACGGCGACCAGGACGCGAGCACCTCGGCGGAGCCGGTCGCAAAGACCGAGGCCAACCAGCCCAAGGCCGCCGGCACCACCGAGAACCTCGCCGAGACCGGCGGCGACAGCAGCACCTCGTACATCGCGATGGGCGGCGCCGCGGCGCTGGCGCTCGGCGCGGCCGCCCTGTTCATGTCGGTGCGGCGACGCGCCACGGACGGCACCCGCCGCTGA
- a CDS encoding class I SAM-dependent methyltransferase, with product MTTNGDDRTASRTDWDAAAPSFDDEPDHGLRDPEVRRAWAGRLRAWLPGRPSDVLDLGCGTGSLSLLAAEQGHRVTGVDSSPAMVDLARAKLAGRDAAFLVGDATSPPVGEQRYDVLLVRHVLWALPDPGRVLRQWRGLLRPGGRLVLVEGVWGTVSPVGIPADLLTGLLAPIAGELRVERLSDDERLWGRAVDDERYAVVASVQVLGQE from the coding sequence ATGACGACAAACGGTGACGACAGGACAGCATCACGTACCGACTGGGACGCGGCGGCACCCTCCTTCGACGACGAGCCCGACCACGGCCTGCGCGACCCCGAAGTACGCCGCGCCTGGGCCGGCCGCCTGCGCGCCTGGCTGCCCGGACGGCCGAGCGACGTCCTCGACCTCGGCTGCGGCACCGGCAGCCTGTCGCTGCTCGCGGCCGAACAGGGACACCGGGTCACCGGCGTGGACAGCTCCCCGGCCATGGTCGACCTCGCCCGCGCCAAGCTCGCCGGGCGTGACGCGGCGTTCCTCGTCGGTGACGCGACGTCGCCGCCCGTCGGCGAGCAGCGCTACGACGTCCTCCTCGTCCGCCATGTGCTGTGGGCGCTGCCCGACCCCGGGCGCGTGCTGCGCCAGTGGCGGGGGCTGCTGCGGCCGGGCGGACGGCTCGTCCTCGTCGAGGGCGTGTGGGGGACGGTCAGCCCGGTCGGCATACCCGCCGATCTGCTCACCGGGCTGCTCGCCCCCATCGCCGGGGAGCTGCGTGTGGAGCGCCTGTCGGACGACGAGCGGCTGTGGGGGCGGGCCGTGGACGACGAGCGGTATGCGGTGGTGGCCTCGGTCCAGGTCCTAGGCCAGGAGTGA
- a CDS encoding DUF402 domain-containing protein codes for MSVNSADQGRHVDVVLVKAGRTKIRYPAELLQDDGTRIVVRADFAGDQARDFGFVRFEPGDVFTEYYWRDRWYAVMEVRDPTGTLKGWYCDIARPATLQGTELIVEDLDLDLWRSADGTDVRRLDEDEFEESGLTERDPQAAAAAVAALDELEALALNGDFTSLLA; via the coding sequence ATGTCCGTGAACTCGGCTGACCAGGGACGCCACGTGGACGTGGTGCTCGTCAAGGCGGGTCGTACGAAGATCCGTTACCCCGCCGAACTGCTCCAGGACGACGGCACCCGAATCGTCGTCCGGGCCGACTTCGCGGGCGACCAGGCACGCGACTTCGGCTTCGTACGCTTCGAGCCGGGTGACGTCTTCACCGAGTACTACTGGCGGGACCGCTGGTACGCGGTGATGGAGGTCCGCGACCCCACAGGAACCCTCAAGGGCTGGTACTGCGACATCGCCCGCCCGGCAACGCTCCAGGGCACGGAGCTGATCGTCGAGGACCTGGACCTGGACCTGTGGCGCTCCGCCGACGGCACAGACGTACGACGCCTGGACGAGGACGAGTTCGAGGAGAGCGGCCTGACAGAACGCGACCCACAGGCGGCCGCAGCAGCCGTGGCCGCCCTCGACGAACTGGAGGCCCTGGCCCTGAACGGCGACTTCACGTCACTCCTGGCCTAG
- a CDS encoding GNAT family N-acetyltransferase — protein MTVMVREIKPEVRADLEGFAHVRHSALPFYVITPDSLAYDVAHFHPDARYRPLLAEEDGEIIGSAQVGLLHETPTPVQGFINVYVHPDRTRRGAATLLVRAAEEYLAGLGATRLLAWVLDEPGNRAFAEAHGYTAGRSSHFQRLDLANGTLPPLQDLPPGVELRPAADFADDPRPIFELDAETTADEPSEAGSAELADYEGWLENTWRHPLNNLDLTTIALVDGRPAAFTAARTDGGTRYTTGMTGTARAFRGRGLAKLAKNDSLHRARAAGYTEAFTGNDTGNEPMLAINKWFGYEICATEVRYVRELG, from the coding sequence ATGACAGTGATGGTGCGCGAGATCAAGCCCGAAGTCAGAGCCGACCTGGAGGGCTTCGCCCACGTCCGGCACAGTGCCCTGCCGTTCTATGTGATCACCCCCGACTCCCTCGCGTACGACGTGGCCCACTTCCATCCGGACGCCCGCTACCGGCCGCTCCTCGCCGAGGAGGACGGCGAGATCATCGGCAGCGCGCAGGTCGGTCTGCTGCACGAGACGCCGACTCCGGTCCAGGGCTTCATCAATGTGTACGTCCACCCGGACCGCACCCGCCGGGGCGCCGCCACGCTGCTGGTCCGCGCCGCCGAGGAGTACCTGGCCGGCCTGGGCGCGACCCGGCTGCTCGCCTGGGTGCTGGACGAGCCCGGCAACCGCGCCTTCGCCGAGGCACACGGGTACACGGCGGGCCGCTCCTCCCACTTCCAGCGCCTCGACCTGGCGAACGGCACACTCCCACCGCTCCAGGACCTGCCGCCCGGCGTGGAACTTCGCCCGGCCGCCGACTTCGCCGACGATCCGCGCCCGATCTTCGAACTGGACGCGGAGACGACGGCGGACGAGCCCAGCGAGGCCGGATCCGCCGAGCTGGCGGACTACGAGGGGTGGCTGGAGAACACCTGGCGGCACCCGTTGAACAACCTGGACCTGACCACGATCGCCCTGGTCGACGGCCGCCCCGCCGCCTTCACGGCCGCCCGCACCGACGGCGGCACCCGGTACACCACCGGCATGACCGGCACCGCCCGCGCCTTCCGCGGCCGGGGCCTGGCCAAACTCGCCAAGAACGACTCCCTGCACCGGGCCCGCGCGGCCGGGTACACGGAGGCTTTCACCGGCAACGACACCGGGAACGAGCCGATGCTCGCGATCAACAAGTGGTTCGGGTACGAGATCTGCGCGACGGAGGTGCGGTATGTCCGTGAACTCGGCTGA
- a CDS encoding GntR family transcriptional regulator — protein MTLKIHIDDSAPPYEQVRAQISEQAHAGVLPVGYRLPTVRGLAESLGLAANTVAKAYRALETDGVIETRGRNGTFVAAAGSAAEREAAAAAQAYAERVQRLGLGEAEALAAVRDALRAAYEDD, from the coding sequence GTGACCTTGAAGATCCACATCGATGACAGCGCGCCGCCGTACGAGCAGGTGCGGGCGCAGATCTCCGAGCAGGCGCACGCCGGGGTACTGCCGGTGGGGTACCGGCTGCCCACGGTGCGAGGGCTCGCCGAGTCGCTCGGGCTCGCCGCGAACACCGTCGCCAAGGCGTACCGGGCGCTGGAGACGGATGGGGTGATCGAGACGCGGGGGCGCAACGGCACGTTCGTGGCTGCCGCCGGCTCGGCCGCGGAACGGGAAGCGGCGGCCGCGGCGCAGGCGTACGCGGAGCGTGTGCAGCGGCTCGGGTTGGGCGAGGCGGAGGCCCTGGCCGCCGTACGGGATGCGCTGCGGGCGGCGTACGAGGACGACTGA